The Maridesulfovibrio sp. genomic sequence GTAAGCAAAAGATTCACGTCCCCGATCTGTTTGTACCCCCTGAATAGGGAAAGGCATTTCTTCAACAACCCGATCTAGAAATTTAATCGTATTTGCTGCGGTTCGGCGCGGATATAAACCCATAACTTTGTAGCGAGAACAATCATCAATGGCTGCGTACTGATAAAGTCCAGGAGCAATTTTGCAGACGTCGATTTGCACTCTATCGCCCGGAATAGGGAGATTGTAGCGTTTAGTGTGCTTTCTCCTTTTAAGCTTGCTGGGAAGGTGACCTTTCTTGTTTCTGTTCAGAACTTTCTGGATTGTTGGCGGCGACAACTCGATTTCGTGGAGACGTAACATCTCGCTGCTAATCCGTTTTGCACCGAGAGGCCTTTCTTCTCTCATGGAAAGAATGATGGACTCGGTTTCAGAGCAGACTTTCTGTCTAGGAGAAGATTTAGGACGACGGGACATATCTACCAACCCGTCAATGCCGGATTCCTTATAGCGGCGATACCACTTCCTCAAAGTTGGCCGAAAAATGCCACATCGACGGCAGACAAATCCGGCATCACCGACCTCTTCGTAGAGCTTTACCCAACCCAATCTGGCACGCTGCTTTTCAGTCATGATCGCAGGTTATCAGTTGAAATGATCTATGTTAACCCCACAGTTCAGGTGATGCCCTGAAGAATTACAGAGGCACACCCTATACCCATATTCACAGGATCGATTGTTTCTGCATCAGTCTGCTATCCAGTAAATCTCATACTGCCCCTGCTTCACTTCTCAGACTGTATGGTTTTGAAACCACAAAATCCCATAGAATCCGAATAGATCAACTCCAGTCCAGTTTGGTTATTTCTAATCATCATCCGGCAGCATCAGAGTAATACATGGTTTAATGTCATCATCTGGACCGCACTGGCAGACCACTTCTACTTCTTCAAGGGTCCTCGGTTGTGACTTGGTTAAGAATAAGACCTGAAAGCTTATCCTGCTCTGGTCCAGTTTATCCTGCATAGCCAGCAAGCACATGCTGAACAGGTCATGGAGTCGACCAGTAACGCTCTGCCCTTCGCCTTCAAGTCCTTTCGGTGGAGTGATGTATCGTTCATACAGGTTCAATGACACAGCTACTGGAGCCTTGAATCCGGTCTGTTTAGCCTGTTCGGTCACATCGATTAGATTTCCGTCTTCAATCGCCTGTTTCCGGGTATAGGAATAGATCATCCGAAACAGTGGATCGCAATAGATTACCATCAGTAAATCTCCTTCAATTTCATATTGTTAAATAATCATGAGAATTGAAGGTTATCCTGATTGGTTTGATTTGGTCACTGGGGTGGGTTGATTATCTTTTGATTTTTTTGGTGATTCTGTGGATCAGATGGTGGTGTGGTCTGGCTGGTGGATTCTTCGGTTGACCGAATCACCCAAGCAAAGTAACAATTATTAAATAATTATAACATCAAAAGCACTATTTATGATTGACTATACAGAAATACCCGATGGCGAAGTATGGGAACTATTTGCTAGAGAATATTTAGAATCATGTGGATTTTATATTGAATCTCCACCATCAAGAGGGGCAGATGGAGGAAAAGATCTCATTGTTACCGAGAGATTAAAGGGACGGATAGGAAGGTACGAGTTTAAATGGTTAGTTAGTTGCAAACATAAAGCAACAAGCCAACGATCTGTATCCGAAACAGATGAACCTAATATTCTTGAACGAATGAAAGCCTACAAAGCTGATGGCTTCATAGGTTTTTACTCTACGATTGCCTCTAGCGGACTTGGCACTAGACTTGACAACCTAAAAGCCAATGGAGACATAAAAGATTTTAAAATCATGGACGGCAAATATATTGAAAACAACCTAATAACAGGAGCGCGATCCCATCTTTTTATAAATTATCTTCCAAAAGCATACATTTCAGTAAAACCTATTCATCATGTAACAGATAAATACGAACCACTAGAATGTATTGTCTGCGGAAAAGACCTTCTAATGGCTTCATATAATGATGAACGAGGTGGAAACATAGTATTTGCTGAAGATCTAGATAAAAAAAGATTCGAACATGTTTATTGTGTATGCGCTGGAAGCTGTGATCGCCACTACGAAAGACAACTTTTTGATTCACAAGGTTTGATAACTTCTTGGCACAGCCTTACAGACTTAATGATCCCAATGGAATTTTTACGTTATGTGATGGTTACATTAAACAGACTTAGAGATAAAAACGATATATACACAGACAAAGCCTTTAAGGAAGAAAAAGCAATCCTAATCAAACTATCACAAAGGGTACTGCGCTACACAAATGAAGCTGAAATGGAACGAGTTAAAACCCTAATGTCGTTACCGCAGCTTTAATCTAACGCTTTGGAGCAAACTTTCTATGCATTTCTTGTGAACGCCTACCAAC encodes the following:
- a CDS encoding DUF6573 family protein — protein: MVIYCDPLFRMIYSYTRKQAIEDGNLIDVTEQAKQTGFKAPVAVSLNLYERYITPPKGLEGEGQSVTGRLHDLFSMCLLAMQDKLDQSRISFQVLFLTKSQPRTLEEVEVVCQCGPDDDIKPCITLMLPDDD
- a CDS encoding IS481 family transposase, which encodes MTEKQRARLGWVKLYEEVGDAGFVCRRCGIFRPTLRKWYRRYKESGIDGLVDMSRRPKSSPRQKVCSETESIILSMREERPLGAKRISSEMLRLHEIELSPPTIQKVLNRNKKGHLPSKLKRRKHTKRYNLPIPGDRVQIDVCKIAPGLYQYAAIDDCSRYKVMGLYPRRTAANTIKFLDRVVEEMPFPIQGVQTDRGRESFAYKVQEWLKEYSIKFRPIKPYSPHLNGKVERGHKTDLQEFYATADLSAPDLHDRLDEWQHFYNWHRHHSFLGGKTPMDRYYELNKKTPFSDEVIANYFPEEEPIREQHYKREQAVKKLK